In a single window of the Drosophila subpulchrella strain 33 F10 #4 breed RU33 chromosome X, RU_Dsub_v1.1 Primary Assembly, whole genome shotgun sequence genome:
- the LOC119557278 gene encoding small G protein signaling modulator 2, producing MVQTSADGSDYKERLIASVKKEVKQLMEEAVTKKYVHEESSSVTSLCGAVEACLSQGLRRRALGLFKTSSTTALLHKIAKSCPEAEHISKLVQEIEASDPSKRSSSSSDSFQRPPMLKKSSSNSMSTGGSNAVATSSSASASASISVSASNSSMSLASMKYLWIRLALYEKRLTKIIEYLVSNASSFYDRDSLVADPDYGSILSSLLVGPCALEFTRAKTADHYWTDPHADELVQRHRISSVRRSSSTCSRPAIINFKRSLNTSSDEASSGSFKSIASASVAKDYVESLHQNAKATLLYGKNNVQVLPKDVADPMPGYLSLHQHIQTLTIKWTPNQLMNGYTEAEEADDIDKDAFWAYALNINVDEIVYVHCHQSRGEDSGGTVILVGQDGVQRPPIHFPEGGHMQQFLSCLETGLLPHGQLDPPLWSQRGIGKMFLWPRSMRRRILPSVMESVDETPIDYVFRIVSKSRHEEFAATHSILDFVRSTPRRAQLSSCSTTGSSDCSNKSLSIDQFPLESPMLLQQQQQQLLQAQSTSIEMVCSTMRRQIISRAFYGWLAYCRHLSTVRTHLSGLVHGRITPEMKADEEGLTKERWQLLNVDGVLENATEFYRLVYFGGVQPELRQEVWPYLLGHYAFGSTSEERRKQDETCKHYYETTMSEWLAVDAIVQQREKEKTARAVAKLSSGSNSGNERTVRAADLEAGGELDNEVFEDISDISDPGDLEFDEQQQQQQQQPVECPLSGNHLSVKPIPRAMKTSTDSGHVDEGENFNELDEEQYEEVEEEVEGSKAKKQLDQQKQPVRSAGSADDQEDQLNPEPSCSTSTASSYETVGPGGGHQQPTSDTRSVLSPEYLSADDLQLPEDEDAVKQPPPPPPPQATAAVIITKASVDITHWERSSKLGEGEQMSPVEEHAGESVSGGGGGVNLDALQQPKSACASPASSNGGVYSSELLEQFGLNLHRIEKDVQRCDRNYWYFANENLDKLRNVISTYVWEHLDVGYMQGMCDLVAPLLVIFDDESLSYSCFCKLMERMIENFPSGGAMDMHFANMRSLIQILDSEMYDLMDSNGDYTHFYFCYRWFLLDFKRELVYDDVFATWEVIWAAKHIASGHFVLFLALALLETYRDIILSNSMDFTDVIKFFNEMAERHNARSVLQLARSLVLQLQMIIENK from the exons ATGGCTCCGACTACAAGGAGCGGCTGATAGCCAGCGTGAAGAAGGAGGTGAAGCAGCTGATGGAGGAGGCGGTGACCAAGAAGTACGTCCACGAGGAGAGCAGCTCGGTGACCTCGCTGTGCGGCGCGGTGGAGGCCTGTCTGAGTCAGGGTCTCCGCCGGCGGGCCCTGGGTCTGTTCAAGACCTCCTCGACGACGGCGCTGCTGCACAAGATCGCCAAGAGCTGCCCGGAGGCGGAGCACATCAGCAAGTTGGTGCAGGAGATCGAGGCCAGCGATCCGAGCAAGCGGTCCTCCAGCAGCAGCGACAGCTTCCAGCGGCCGCCGATGCTGAAgaagagcagcagcaactcgATGTCCACCGGCGGCAGCAATGCGGTGGCCACCTCGTCCTCCGCCTCCGCATCCGCGTCCATCAGCGTCAGTGCCAGCAACTCCAGCATGTCCCTGGCCAGCATGAA GTATTTGTGGATTCGGTTGGCTCTCTACGAGAAGCGACTCACCAAGATCATCGAGTATCTGGTGAGCAATGCCAGCAGCTTCTACGATCGCGACTCCCTGGTGGCCGATCCGGATTACGGATCCATCCTGAGCTCTCTGCTGGTGGGTCCTTGTGCCCTGGAATTCACGCGGGCCAAGACAGCCGATCACTATTGGACCGATCCGCATGCCGATGAACTG GTGCAACGCCACCGGATCAGCTCGGTGCGCCGCTCCTCGTCGACCTGCTCCCGCCCGGCGATCATCAACTTCAAGCGGAGCCTGAACACGAGCTCCGACGAGGCGAGCAGCGGGTCCTTCAAGTCGATCGCCTCGGCCAGCGTGGCCAAGGACTATGTGGAGTCGCTGCACCAGAACGCCAAGGCCACGCTGCTCTACGGCAAGAACAATGTGCAGGTGCTGCCCAAGGATGTGGCCGATCCGATGCCCGGCTACCTGAGCCTGCACCAGCACATCCAGACGCTGACCATCAAATGGACGCCCAACCAGCTGATGAACGGCTACACTGAGGCGGAGGAGGCGGATGACATCGATAAGGACGCCTTCTGGGCCTATGCCCTCAACATCAATGTGGACGAGATCGTCTATGTCCATTGTCACCAGAGTCGCGGTGAGGACAGCGGCGGCACCGTTATCCTGGTGGGCCAGGATGGCGTCCAGCGGCCGCCCATCCACTTCCCCGAAGGCGGGCACATGCAGCAGTTCCTCAGCTGCCTGGAGACGGGCCTGCTGCCCCACGGCCAGTTGGATCCACCGCTGTGGTCACAGCGCGGCATCGGCAAGATGTTCCTCTGGCCCAGGAGCATGCGCCGTCGCATCCTGCCCTCGGTGATGGAGTCCGTGGACGAGACGCCCATCGACTACGTCTTCCGCATCGTCAGCAAAAGCCGCCACGAGGAGTTCG CTGCCACCCACTCGATCCTGGACTTCGTGCGGAGTACTCCGCGCCGGGCGCAGCTGAGCAGCTGCTCCACCACCGGCAGCAGCGACTGCTCCAACAAGAGCCTCTCCATCGACCAGTTCCCGCTGGAGTCCCCAATGCtcctccagcagcagcagcagcagctgctccAGGCGCAGAGCACCAGCATCGAGATGGTCTGCTCCACGATGCGCAGGCAGATCATCTCCAGGGCCTTCTACGGCTGGCTGGCCTACTGTCGCCACCTCTCCACGGTGCGCACCCACCTGTCCGGCCTGGTGCACGGCAGGATTACGCCGGAAA TGAAAGCCGACGAGGAGGGCCTGACCAaggagcgctggcagctgttGAACGTAGACGGGGTCCTGGAGAACGCCACGGAGTTCTACCGCCTGGTCTACTTCGGGGGCGTCCAACCGGAGCTGCGGCAGGAGGTGTGGCCCTATCTGCTGGGCCACTACGCCTTCGGCTCCACCTCGGAGGAGCGGCGGAAGCAGGACGAGACCTGCAAGCACTACTACGAGACGACGATGAGCGAGTGGCTGGCGGTGGACGCCATTGTGCAGCAGCGGGAGAAGGAGAAGACGGCGCGGGCGGTGGCCAAGTTGAGTTCCGGCAGCAATTCCGGTAACGAGAGGACCGTCAGGGCGGCGGATCTCGAGGCGGGCGGCGAGCTGGATAACGAGGTGTTCGAGGATATCTCGGACATCTCCGATCCCGGCGATCTGGAGTTCGatgagcagcagcagcagcagcagcagcagccagtGGAGTGTCCCCTGAGTGGCAACCACCTGAGTGTGAAGCCCATTCCCAGGGCCATGAAGACAAGCACGGATTCGGGGCATGTGGACGAGGGTGAGAACTTCAATGAGCTGGACGAGGAGCAGTATgaggaggtggaggaggaggtggagggCAGCAAGGCCAAGAAGCAGCTGGATCAGCAGAAGCAGCCGGTTCGGTCAGCCGGTTCGGCCGACGACCAGGAGGATCAGCTCAATCCGGAGCCCAGCTGCTCCACTTCCACGGCCTCCTCGTACGAGACAGTGGGTCCTGGCGGTGGCCACCAGCAGCCGACCAGCGACACACGCAGTGTCCTCAGCCCGGAGTACCTGAGTGCCGACGACCTCCAGCTGCCCGAGGATGAGGATGCAGTGAAGCAGCCGCCGCCTCCACCGCCGCCACAGGCAACGGCAGCTGTCATCATCACCAAGGCCTCCGTGGACATCACCCACTGGGAGCGCAGCTCCAAGCTGGGAGAGGGCGAGCAAATGTCACCCGTGGAAGAACATGCCGGCGAATCCGTcagcggaggaggaggaggcgtcAATCTGGATGCCCTGCAGCAGCCCAAGTCCGCCTGCGCCTCGCCAGCCAGCTCAAATGGCGGAGTCTACAGT AGCGAACTCCTGGAGCAGTTCGGGCTGAATCTGCACCGGATCGAGAAGGATGTGCAGCGTTGCGACAGGAACTACTGGTACTTCGCCAACGAGAACCTGGACAAGCTGCGCAACGTGATCTCCACGTACGTGTGGGAGCACCTGGACGTGGGCTACATGCAGGGCATGTGCGACCTGGTGGCTCCCCTCCTGGTCATCTTCGACGACGAGTCGCTCAGCTACAGCTGCTTCTGCAAGCTCATGGAGCGCATGATCGAGAACTTCCCGAGTGGCGGGGCCATGGACATGCACTTCGCCAACATGAG ATCCCTCATCCAGATCCTCGACTCCGAGATGTACGACCTGATGGACTCGAACGGCGACTACACGCACTTCTACTTCTGCTACCGGTGGTTCCTGCTGGACTTCAAGAGGGAGCTCGTCTACGACGACGTCTTCGCCACCTGGGAGGTGATCTGGGCGGCCAAGCACATCGCCTCCGGCCACTTCGTCCTCTTCCTGGCCCTGGCCCTGCTGGAGACCTACCGCGACATCATCCTCTCGAACAGCATGGACTTCACCGACGTCATCAAGTTCTTCAATG AAATGGCCGAGCGCCACAATGCCCGTTCCGTGCTCCAGTTGGCCCGGAGTCTGGTCCTCCAGCTGCAGATGATCATCGAAAACAAGTAG
- the LOC119558186 gene encoding glutathione S-transferase theta-1 isoform X1 — protein sequence MNSDLAMSVSFLASLLGLSNDEDQMQLAFDEVERARVPFRQATNLRMSSPIRYYYDLMSQPSRALFIIFRLSNMPFESCVVALRNGEHLTEDFKQQINRFQRVPCIHDNGYKLAESVAILRYLSAKGKIPEHLYAKYFVDQSRVDEFLEWQHMSLRLTCAMYFRTVWLDPLLTGRTPSEAKIETVRMHMERNLDVVEEVWLEGKDFLTGSALSVADIFAACEIEQTRMADYDVRIKYPKIRAWLKRVRQSCNPHYDVAHEFVYKISGTGPQAKL from the exons ATGAATTCGGATCTCGCCATGTCGGTGTCGTTTTTGGCCAGTTTACTTGGACTCAGCAATGACGAGGACCAGATGCAATTGGCCTTTGACGAGGTGGAACGAGCCAGAG TTCCCTTCCGACAGGCAACGAACCTAAGGATGTCGTCCCCGATTCGCTACTACTATGACCTGATGTCGCAGCCCTCAAGGGCGTTGTTCATTATCTTCCGACTGAGCAACATGCCCTTCGAATCCTGTGTGGTGGCCCTGCGGAATG GCGAGCACTTGACCGAAGACTTCAAGCAGCAGATTAACCGCTTCCAGCGCGTGCCCTGCATCCACGACAATGGCTACAAGCTGGCGGAGAGCGTTGCCATTCTGCGCTACTTGAGCGCCAAGGGCAAGATCCCGGAGCACCTCTATGCCAAGTACTTTGTGGACCAGAGTCGCGTCGACGAGTTCCTCGAGTGGCAGCACATGTCCCTGCGGCTCACGTGCGCCATGTACTTCCGCACCGTGTGGCTGGATCCGCTCCTGACCGGACGCACTCCCTCCGAGGCCAAGATCGAGACCGTCCGCATGCACATGGAGCGCAATCTGGATGTGGTCGAGGAGGTTTGGCTGGAGGGCAAGGACTTCCTCACCGGATCCGCACTCTCCGTGGCGGACATCTTTGCAGCCTGCGAAATCGAACAGACAC GCATGGCTGACTACGATGTTAGGATCAAGTATCCCAAAATTCGGGCCTGGCTGAAGAGAGTGCGCCAGAGCTGCAACCCACACTATGATGTGGCCCATGAGTTCGTCTACAAGATCTCGGGTACAGGTCCACAGGCCAAGCTCTAG
- the LOC119558186 gene encoding glutathione S-transferase theta-1 isoform X2 — protein sequence MSSPIRYYYDLMSQPSRALFIIFRLSNMPFESCVVALRNGEHLTEDFKQQINRFQRVPCIHDNGYKLAESVAILRYLSAKGKIPEHLYAKYFVDQSRVDEFLEWQHMSLRLTCAMYFRTVWLDPLLTGRTPSEAKIETVRMHMERNLDVVEEVWLEGKDFLTGSALSVADIFAACEIEQTRMADYDVRIKYPKIRAWLKRVRQSCNPHYDVAHEFVYKISGTGPQAKL from the exons ATGTCGTCCCCGATTCGCTACTACTATGACCTGATGTCGCAGCCCTCAAGGGCGTTGTTCATTATCTTCCGACTGAGCAACATGCCCTTCGAATCCTGTGTGGTGGCCCTGCGGAATG GCGAGCACTTGACCGAAGACTTCAAGCAGCAGATTAACCGCTTCCAGCGCGTGCCCTGCATCCACGACAATGGCTACAAGCTGGCGGAGAGCGTTGCCATTCTGCGCTACTTGAGCGCCAAGGGCAAGATCCCGGAGCACCTCTATGCCAAGTACTTTGTGGACCAGAGTCGCGTCGACGAGTTCCTCGAGTGGCAGCACATGTCCCTGCGGCTCACGTGCGCCATGTACTTCCGCACCGTGTGGCTGGATCCGCTCCTGACCGGACGCACTCCCTCCGAGGCCAAGATCGAGACCGTCCGCATGCACATGGAGCGCAATCTGGATGTGGTCGAGGAGGTTTGGCTGGAGGGCAAGGACTTCCTCACCGGATCCGCACTCTCCGTGGCGGACATCTTTGCAGCCTGCGAAATCGAACAGACAC GCATGGCTGACTACGATGTTAGGATCAAGTATCCCAAAATTCGGGCCTGGCTGAAGAGAGTGCGCCAGAGCTGCAACCCACACTATGATGTGGCCCATGAGTTCGTCTACAAGATCTCGGGTACAGGTCCACAGGCCAAGCTCTAG